In the genome of Thermosphaera aggregans DSM 11486, one region contains:
- a CDS encoding SIS domain-containing protein — protein MEEMYLEWSRQARIALEKPVSVRFNRGFRSIIVAGMGGSGIVGDVLSTLSAKYSSLPVITVKNHILPGYTSPEDLLLVVSYSGNTIETLRIFDSALERNIPMVTVSSGGLLKTRAYEHGIPHVKLPEGLAPRASLPSMLYGILKLLYENNLLNIPFKIIEDSVVFLEEKAGKAVADAGVIAEWVNRCKGLLVISTHSPLESLGLRGKNEFNENAKIPVKVDVAPEWMHNDIVGYEEPFLKDFTVLEVVDPDDKVGVMLVDFMRTIYAKVTGRFHRLVLEGVSLLDKIMYGSMVFGLSSCKLARMRGIDPLKTASILEYKKVAGTIFSS, from the coding sequence ATGGAGGAAATGTACTTAGAGTGGAGTCGGCAAGCAAGGATTGCTCTTGAGAAACCTGTGTCCGTGAGGTTTAACAGAGGGTTCAGGTCGATAATCGTGGCCGGCATGGGGGGAAGCGGTATTGTTGGTGATGTATTGTCAACGCTCTCGGCAAAGTATTCATCACTGCCGGTGATAACCGTGAAAAACCACATACTCCCCGGTTATACGAGTCCTGAAGACTTACTGCTCGTTGTGAGCTATAGTGGAAACACTATTGAAACGTTGAGAATCTTTGACTCTGCGCTGGAAAGGAATATCCCCATGGTGACTGTTTCGAGCGGGGGATTGTTGAAAACCAGGGCTTACGAGCACGGTATTCCGCATGTTAAATTACCAGAGGGGTTGGCGCCGAGGGCAAGCCTCCCCTCAATGCTTTACGGGATCTTGAAGCTACTCTACGAGAATAACTTGTTAAACATTCCTTTCAAAATCATAGAGGATAGCGTGGTTTTTCTGGAGGAGAAGGCTGGGAAGGCTGTTGCTGATGCAGGGGTGATCGCTGAATGGGTTAACAGGTGTAAAGGCCTACTAGTAATCTCGACTCACTCCCCCTTGGAATCGCTGGGGCTTAGGGGGAAGAACGAGTTTAACGAGAATGCTAAGATACCTGTGAAAGTCGATGTTGCCCCTGAATGGATGCATAACGATATAGTCGGGTATGAGGAGCCTTTCCTTAAAGACTTCACGGTTCTCGAGGTCGTGGACCCGGATGACAAGGTGGGCGTTATGCTTGTAGACTTCATGAGGACGATATATGCTAAGGTGACGGGGAGATTCCACAGGCTGGTCCTAGAAGGGGTTAGCTTACTAGACAAGATAATGTACGGGTCCATGGTTTTCGGACTATCCAGCTGTAAGCTTGCCAGGATGAGAGGGATAGATCCGTTGAAAACAGCTAGTATTTTGGAGTATAAGAAGGTTGCTGGAACAATATTCAGTTCTTAA
- a CDS encoding phosphatase PAP2 family protein, with the protein MRSGLPLEKILWPLSVTAGILLALTTALNNREMWVAWSLIGDEKFYLIAGIILFFTMGKGMGVSAAVAVLFSGSLNIALKYSLNLPRPPRESWRVEASGPGFPSGHSQVSTSFWTSIVLQVRRKMLTVFSIITVTGVSLSRVFLMVHYPWDVAGGVLIGFACGLFSVKGFGFKSVKPWLQPLALTILISIVNIANGWEVSASQALLGLAFSFTLASSIIDRSMRILDSLSLPERLAMGLGVSLVALLVYMSSASIPYGVLAGFFLVGLLMASTPVLYGRFKKIL; encoded by the coding sequence TTGAGAAGCGGTCTCCCCCTCGAGAAAATCCTTTGGCCGCTGAGTGTTACAGCGGGAATTCTCTTAGCACTTACCACGGCCTTGAATAATAGGGAGATGTGGGTCGCGTGGAGCCTCATAGGAGACGAAAAATTCTACTTGATCGCTGGAATCATATTGTTCTTCACCATGGGGAAGGGGATGGGGGTCAGCGCCGCTGTTGCGGTATTGTTCTCGGGTTCTTTGAATATTGCTCTCAAGTATTCCCTAAACCTGCCTCGTCCTCCCCGCGAGTCTTGGAGGGTTGAAGCCTCTGGACCCGGCTTCCCCAGCGGCCACTCCCAGGTTTCAACATCTTTTTGGACATCTATAGTTCTTCAGGTGAGGAGGAAGATGCTCACCGTTTTCTCAATAATAACTGTGACAGGTGTTTCACTGAGTCGAGTGTTCCTAATGGTGCACTACCCTTGGGATGTGGCCGGCGGGGTGTTGATAGGGTTTGCATGCGGGCTTTTCTCGGTTAAGGGATTCGGGTTTAAAAGCGTGAAACCCTGGCTTCAACCTCTCGCATTAACTATCCTGATCAGTATTGTAAACATTGCCAACGGATGGGAGGTTTCGGCGAGCCAGGCTTTGCTAGGGCTAGCGTTTTCCTTCACACTTGCCAGTAGCATTATTGACCGCTCCATGAGGATTCTGGACTCGCTGAGCCTTCCGGAGAGGCTTGCAATGGGGTTAGGGGTTTCATTGGTCGCGCTTCTAGTGTACATGTCCTCGGCATCAATACCGTACGGGGTCTTAGCGGGCTTCTTCCTAGTAGGGTTGCTCATGGCTTCTACTCCCGTATTATACGGGCGTTTCAAAAAGATATTGTAA
- a CDS encoding DUF2258 domain-containing protein: MVGLTEPISMRPAVMELNTGIVIAGAYADKVRRTLFAQLKEVMKSNKDFTREVARASGELNRILYHILVETIRVEKGDAVRVRIKYSVDSSSNRIVFDYNTLSLEVFRRVKDEEVSSIIKKVLDEKLEEVKKQYATLPSREEAEKILKGEVVEPEKPTALEVQEDVLKNVKSLDLLGETITGGYLFKIKGHEDQSIGMLTLEPSDRGVLIDALILSNGKGYRYLKTSEMSKEVLAENPDLILKELQGVKPAELEAKQAEEFIREKTSMAI; this comes from the coding sequence GTGGTAGGTTTGACCGAACCAATTAGTATGAGGCCAGCTGTAATGGAGCTTAACACGGGAATAGTGATAGCTGGAGCCTACGCTGACAAGGTCAGGAGAACGCTGTTCGCTCAACTAAAGGAGGTGATGAAAAGCAATAAGGATTTCACAAGGGAAGTAGCGAGAGCGTCAGGGGAATTGAACAGAATCCTCTACCACATACTTGTTGAAACAATCAGGGTTGAGAAGGGTGATGCTGTGAGAGTAAGAATTAAATATAGCGTGGACAGCTCATCAAACAGGATCGTATTCGATTACAACACCCTCAGCCTGGAGGTTTTCAGAAGGGTTAAAGATGAGGAGGTATCATCTATTATTAAGAAAGTCCTAGATGAGAAGCTCGAGGAGGTTAAGAAGCAATACGCCACGCTCCCGAGCAGGGAGGAAGCCGAGAAGATATTGAAAGGAGAAGTGGTTGAGCCGGAGAAGCCGACAGCTCTCGAGGTTCAAGAAGACGTTTTGAAAAACGTTAAATCCCTAGACCTATTAGGTGAAACGATAACGGGAGGATACCTGTTCAAGATCAAGGGACATGAGGATCAATCCATCGGAATGCTTACCCTCGAGCCCAGCGACAGGGGTGTTTTAATCGATGCTTTAATACTGAGTAATGGGAAGGGATATAGGTACTTGAAGACTTCCGAGATGAGTAAGGAGGTCTTAGCTGAGAACCCGGATTTAATCCTTAAAGAACTCCAAGGTGTTAAACCAGCAGAGCTTGAGGCGAAGCAGGCCGAGGAATTCATCAGGGAGAAAACATCTATGGCTATTTAG
- a CDS encoding MBL fold metallo-hydrolase, translating into MKVVIVVDDKTDSNIVRARHGLSLLFEKEGFTVLFDMGPDEELLKENMRVLGIDASRIDVAVISHSHSDHYGGFKYISWENPYIKVFIPYGTMDSLGRSLRAHDAIPVEVTRTTQLARDVLVVGPFNGPPTEQYLVFNMGKELLVATGCLHPGVETLEAVASSLGKRIGVLIGGLHLRSAPEEVVKETLNYIVEEVGVDKLVPLHCTGRRALEYLKEKHSSVLVEAGAGSIIEF; encoded by the coding sequence ATGAAGGTAGTCATCGTCGTGGATGATAAAACAGACAGCAATATTGTCAGGGCTAGGCATGGACTATCATTATTATTTGAGAAAGAAGGGTTCACCGTTCTCTTCGACATGGGCCCTGACGAGGAGTTATTGAAGGAGAATATGAGAGTTCTAGGGATAGATGCTTCGAGAATTGATGTAGCAGTAATATCCCATTCGCATTCTGATCACTACGGGGGCTTCAAATACATCTCTTGGGAAAACCCGTACATCAAGGTTTTCATACCGTATGGCACGATGGATTCGCTAGGCAGGTCTCTCCGGGCCCATGACGCGATACCGGTGGAGGTCACCAGAACCACCCAGTTAGCAAGAGATGTTCTAGTTGTTGGCCCATTCAATGGCCCGCCAACTGAGCAGTATCTCGTTTTCAACATGGGTAAGGAGTTGTTAGTTGCAACCGGTTGTTTACATCCAGGCGTTGAAACCCTTGAAGCAGTGGCTTCCTCGCTAGGGAAGAGGATTGGAGTATTGATAGGCGGGCTACACCTTCGTAGCGCTCCTGAAGAAGTCGTGAAAGAGACTCTAAACTATATTGTTGAAGAAGTAGGGGTTGACAAGCTGGTTCCCCTGCACTGCACGGGGAGGAGAGCTTTAGAATATCTTAAGGAGAAACACAGCAGTGTCCTGGTCGAGGCTGGGGCAGGTTCGATTATAGAGTTTTAA
- a CDS encoding DHHA1 domain-containing protein: MSSWVVLTHGDGDGVVSAALTCAYVKAKGLACNVLFTHPVGVVEDLKTFTKQGDNIIILDIAIDELCRDELLRVLKTRAESGGVTYIDHHPLPEGFDAVGGGVEFIHDTCCSASELSYRYFSEKGLDPEYGRVALYGAISDYLDETLWVRNELLKWDRRSIYLEAGILTQGLEGSRRDHEFKRKVVAHLSENKLPSMLQDLVSRALNQAIADEKLRLWVKANVHVYGSISYVVDPIGSLGRAANYAMVYGGTLVGIAAESRGDMYVLSLRSREGFDLNQVLRELSRRLNIHGGGHPYAAGARMKKDVFKRFLDELAASIHRFHSK, encoded by the coding sequence TTGAGTAGCTGGGTTGTGTTAACCCATGGCGACGGGGATGGCGTCGTCTCCGCTGCGCTGACATGCGCTTACGTTAAGGCGAAAGGGTTAGCATGCAACGTGTTATTCACCCACCCCGTTGGAGTCGTGGAGGATTTGAAAACGTTTACAAAGCAGGGAGATAACATAATTATTTTAGATATAGCTATTGACGAGCTATGTAGAGACGAGTTGTTAAGGGTTTTGAAGACTCGTGCCGAGAGTGGAGGAGTTACATATATCGATCACCATCCTTTGCCAGAAGGCTTCGACGCTGTGGGCGGTGGAGTTGAATTTATTCACGATACATGCTGCTCGGCATCTGAGCTCTCGTACAGGTATTTTAGCGAGAAAGGGCTGGATCCCGAGTACGGCAGGGTTGCGTTATACGGGGCTATCAGCGACTATCTCGACGAAACCCTCTGGGTTAGGAACGAGCTCTTAAAATGGGATAGAAGGAGTATTTACCTTGAGGCCGGAATTCTCACTCAGGGGCTCGAGGGCTCGAGACGCGACCACGAGTTCAAGAGGAAAGTGGTCGCTCATCTTAGCGAGAACAAGCTTCCCAGTATGCTCCAAGACCTTGTCTCCAGGGCTCTCAATCAAGCCATAGCAGACGAGAAGTTGAGACTGTGGGTTAAAGCCAACGTGCACGTGTATGGAAGCATTTCCTACGTGGTAGACCCGATTGGAAGCCTCGGCAGGGCCGCCAACTACGCAATGGTTTACGGGGGCACTCTCGTCGGAATAGCTGCTGAGTCAAGAGGAGACATGTACGTTTTAAGCTTGAGGAGTCGAGAAGGCTTCGACTTGAACCAGGTTTTAAGGGAGCTGAGTAGGAGGCTTAACATCCATGGTGGGGGACATCCCTACGCAGCGGGGGCTAGGATGAAAAAAGATGTTTTCAAGCGATTCCTGGACGAGCTTGCCGCTTCTATTCACCGTTTCCATTCTAAATAG
- a CDS encoding M28 family peptidase yields the protein MSEVIAGTRSESKIIRGLRSQLSDHVDWVDVLKTPVKTWIPEECSITIDTEDFECTPIPYSLTSETEGYLVFEENIQPGAGNIVLMRYPENYFATSIRVHEAFRKGVSAVILFEKDEHVTRKIAVTDPPYPSNMPGNPPPIPVVTIDHEVFRALERRLRISGGLKATVKVGAILKDSIGYTLIAGINGSGESEVHVTTHHDHWFQGEGDSIVGLKTLLALAKQWRTVENKVNILLISFTAKELGSPYLSPYHWSWGSKYFLQVMRNKALLENTLYSIVIDSVHVNTPTVYYHPSLYKVVVESLKPGWNAVPGGNHYSLDSLTYLREGIPSMAITTLSNEYSWKIHYSSLDNPINVNSDSIAVELSGFLVKTILASKSEEITVNNLWDYISLDNYPLEFKTIVAKARQAESVIGSRSVLRITTKTFSDCALLRINDHAIFHAGLLSPLLLAEEAGRRIGEEEIFLKLQLCSGRSYSFFFARHNKRFVKETLSKIVDDIVSLLSDEFNYEYNFKLFSTFDRIQGGAGGEAGANRS from the coding sequence TTGAGCGAAGTAATAGCAGGAACTAGGTCTGAGTCAAAGATTATACGGGGTTTAAGAAGCCAGCTCTCCGATCATGTAGACTGGGTCGATGTTTTAAAAACCCCGGTGAAAACATGGATTCCCGAGGAGTGCTCTATAACTATTGATACCGAGGATTTTGAATGCACACCCATCCCATACTCTTTGACAAGTGAAACAGAAGGCTACCTCGTCTTTGAAGAAAACATCCAGCCTGGGGCCGGTAACATTGTTTTAATGAGATACCCTGAAAACTATTTCGCAACAAGCATCCGTGTCCATGAAGCATTCCGGAAAGGAGTATCAGCGGTAATCCTATTTGAGAAAGACGAGCATGTTACTAGGAAAATAGCCGTAACGGATCCCCCCTACCCATCCAACATGCCTGGAAACCCTCCGCCAATACCTGTCGTAACCATAGATCATGAGGTTTTCAGGGCGTTGGAGCGCAGGCTGAGAATCTCTGGAGGGTTGAAGGCAACGGTTAAGGTGGGAGCGATCCTGAAGGATTCAATAGGATACACCTTGATCGCGGGGATTAATGGTTCAGGTGAAAGCGAAGTCCATGTTACAACCCACCACGACCACTGGTTCCAGGGGGAGGGGGACAGTATTGTCGGGTTGAAAACCCTTCTCGCCTTAGCGAAACAGTGGAGAACCGTTGAAAACAAAGTAAACATCCTCCTGATTTCATTCACTGCGAAGGAATTAGGGTCTCCCTACTTATCTCCATATCACTGGTCATGGGGTTCGAAATACTTCCTCCAGGTGATGAGGAATAAGGCTTTATTAGAGAACACGTTGTACTCGATAGTAATCGATTCAGTCCACGTCAATACTCCAACAGTATACTACCATCCCTCATTGTATAAGGTTGTTGTAGAATCGCTGAAGCCGGGCTGGAACGCGGTTCCCGGGGGCAATCACTACTCGCTTGACAGTCTAACTTATTTGCGCGAAGGAATACCCTCAATGGCTATTACCACGCTGAGTAATGAATACTCGTGGAAAATTCACTACTCAAGCCTAGACAACCCGATCAACGTCAACTCTGACTCAATAGCCGTGGAACTATCCGGGTTCCTTGTTAAGACGATATTGGCGAGTAAGTCGGAGGAAATTACCGTTAACAATCTATGGGACTACATCTCGCTCGATAACTATCCCTTGGAGTTTAAGACGATTGTGGCTAAGGCGAGGCAAGCTGAAAGCGTAATAGGTTCACGCAGTGTTTTAAGAATCACTACTAAAACGTTCAGCGATTGTGCTTTGCTAAGGATTAATGATCACGCAATATTTCATGCCGGATTACTGAGCCCTTTATTGTTAGCTGAGGAGGCTGGAAGAAGGATTGGAGAGGAGGAGATTTTTCTCAAACTCCAGCTATGCAGTGGCAGGTCTTACAGCTTCTTCTTCGCTAGGCACAATAAGAGATTCGTGAAAGAAACCCTGAGCAAGATCGTCGATGACATTGTAAGTTTGCTAAGCGATGAGTTTAACTACGAATATAATTTTAAATTATTTAGCACATTTGATAGGATACAAGGTGGCGCTGGTGGAGAAGCAGGGGCCAATAGGAGTTGA
- the xerA gene encoding site-specific tyrosine recombinase/integron integrase: MPAKIDIGKAPEEILELSNQEILQEFIMLLESTGASKDTVKAYQSAISDFLDFIGDKPLKEVTLRDVLAWRNERLKSGFPRKKTLDKSRWQATLHYYTLFLKRFFEWLGLQLRVPSVKKPSSRITVLTDEEVGKLFQAARNPLDKLILRLLLDTGLRSKEVLNIKVGDIDFDGRTIRVVEGKYGKERYVTASNETFKLIEAWVKLNNLGRDDRLVDLTYGGLYKKLKRLAAKAGIPPEKIRPHVLRHTFATRALRLGISLPSLQRLLGHTDIRTTQVYLHLTIDDIKKEYREKFETKVSRGVEETLLCNNCGRNIPSDALFCPYCGRQVSNTSENLALA, from the coding sequence GTGCCGGCTAAGATAGACATAGGGAAGGCTCCTGAAGAAATACTTGAGCTGAGCAACCAGGAAATCCTGCAGGAGTTCATAATGCTTTTAGAGTCGACAGGGGCTTCTAAAGATACTGTTAAAGCGTATCAATCAGCCATTAGTGATTTCCTGGATTTCATAGGGGACAAGCCGTTGAAAGAGGTCACTTTGAGAGATGTTCTTGCATGGAGGAATGAGAGGCTTAAGTCAGGCTTCCCCAGGAAGAAAACGCTGGACAAGTCAAGATGGCAGGCAACACTACACTATTACACATTGTTTCTCAAAAGGTTTTTCGAATGGCTCGGCCTCCAGCTAAGGGTTCCGAGCGTTAAGAAACCTTCCTCTAGGATAACTGTTTTAACCGATGAAGAGGTTGGTAAGCTGTTCCAAGCGGCTAGAAACCCGCTCGACAAGCTTATTCTGCGATTACTGCTGGATACCGGCTTAAGAAGCAAGGAGGTTTTGAACATTAAGGTGGGCGACATAGATTTCGACGGTAGAACCATTAGGGTTGTCGAGGGCAAATATGGCAAGGAAAGATATGTTACAGCCTCCAACGAGACTTTCAAGCTTATTGAAGCCTGGGTAAAGCTAAACAATCTTGGAAGAGACGATAGGCTGGTAGACCTGACCTATGGCGGTCTCTACAAGAAGCTTAAGAGATTGGCGGCAAAAGCGGGAATACCTCCGGAGAAAATCAGGCCTCACGTTCTTAGACATACTTTTGCCACGAGGGCTTTAAGGCTCGGCATAAGCCTTCCATCGCTACAGAGACTGTTAGGTCATACCGACATAAGGACCACCCAGGTCTACCTCCACCTGACAATTGATGACATTAAGAAGGAGTATAGGGAAAAGTTTGAAACCAAGGTTTCACGGGGGGTTGAGGAGACCTTGCTATGTAATAATTGTGGACGCAACATACCCAGCGATGCCTTGTTCTGCCCGTACTGCGGGAGGCAGGTTTCAAACACCAGTGAAAACCTAGCTCTCGCTTAA
- a CDS encoding geranylgeranylglycerol-phosphate geranylgeranyltransferase, producing the protein MVISYFKMIRPLNSFMSGLGVVFSLLVFNSYRLDQHVLLLAVLGFATGFTATAASMLVNDIVDVEVDRVNKPWKPLPSGQASVKAAWLLTLAFSATSIIVNIIAGPSLVLVTIVYLTMGLLYNFLRKHWWSQFMVSTSTTGPIVYGYVASGLPREALGFTILFTLTIFIVNTGREVLKAVQDIEGDKALGYETIPLKTGIPAAIKILKACSILGPLTGVLAGVLGGASILYLTLILIAGYLYSSSLFKTCRNPGDKQVLEDSRRNTLKAMLLGLVAFWTSRIGFTISF; encoded by the coding sequence ATGGTTATAAGCTATTTCAAGATGATAAGGCCCTTGAACTCTTTCATGAGCGGGCTCGGGGTAGTCTTCTCCCTCCTCGTGTTCAACTCATACAGGCTTGACCAGCACGTGTTACTGCTAGCGGTATTAGGGTTCGCGACAGGCTTCACGGCCACAGCGGCCAGCATGCTGGTCAACGATATCGTTGACGTCGAAGTAGACAGGGTTAACAAGCCGTGGAAGCCCTTGCCCAGTGGACAGGCAAGCGTTAAGGCGGCGTGGCTTCTAACACTGGCATTCTCGGCTACGAGCATTATAGTAAACATTATTGCGGGGCCAAGCCTCGTCCTCGTCACTATAGTTTACTTAACAATGGGCTTACTCTACAATTTCTTGCGTAAACACTGGTGGAGCCAGTTCATGGTTTCAACGTCGACAACAGGACCAATCGTTTACGGATACGTGGCGTCAGGTCTCCCTAGAGAAGCCCTCGGCTTCACAATACTCTTCACACTGACAATCTTCATAGTTAACACCGGGAGAGAAGTATTGAAAGCCGTCCAGGATATTGAAGGGGATAAAGCCCTCGGCTACGAGACCATTCCTTTGAAGACAGGTATCCCAGCAGCAATTAAAATATTGAAAGCATGCAGCATCCTGGGACCGTTAACCGGGGTGTTAGCCGGGGTGTTAGGCGGGGCCAGCATCCTATACCTCACCCTCATACTTATAGCAGGATACCTCTACTCATCAAGCCTCTTCAAAACATGTAGGAACCCTGGGGATAAGCAAGTCCTGGAGGATTCGCGTAGAAACACTTTGAAAGCAATGCTCCTCGGGCTCGTAGCCTTTTGGACTAGTAGAATAGGGTTTACAATATCTTTTTGA
- the proS gene encoding proline--tRNA ligase — MALVEKQGPIGVDKYADFPEWYHKVLKEAKIVDIRYPVKGMNVWMPYGLKALRLTQRILIQLLEETGHEEAYFPTMIPESVFSKEKDFLQGFGGETFVVEGTATKRFDERLFVRPTSETVMYYMWNMWIKGRKDLPVKMYQIVNVFRYETKMTHPILRVREIMGFIEAHTAHASMEEAEAQIREALGIYKKFFDTLQLPYFIVKTPPWDTFAGAEYNYDFITVMPDGKGLELGSVINLGQRFSRAFDIKFMDTDGVEKYVYQTCYGVSERTLGAVIGIHGDDKGLFFPPEIAPIQVVVVPIMKGVEQDVLDYSRNVEKHLKNLGVRVTVDMDLEHTPGWKYYYWEMLGVPTRIEIGKREASTNTVTIARRDGKPKVQVKISEIYDALKTAWEEVNSFLRERGLRHLEKMVVKPPIEGGLENVRGLIIAPWDGSRECAEELEKDTGKQLLGEIVESPIPLDAPSNHTSCRGRRADRFALLGVTY, encoded by the coding sequence GTGGCGCTGGTGGAGAAGCAGGGGCCAATAGGAGTTGACAAGTACGCGGACTTCCCTGAATGGTATCACAAAGTGTTGAAAGAGGCCAAGATCGTTGATATAAGGTACCCTGTTAAAGGAATGAATGTTTGGATGCCTTACGGCCTCAAAGCTTTAAGGCTCACTCAGAGAATCCTGATTCAATTGCTCGAAGAAACAGGGCACGAGGAAGCATACTTTCCAACAATGATACCTGAAAGTGTTTTCAGCAAGGAGAAAGACTTTCTCCAGGGCTTTGGCGGTGAAACCTTTGTCGTCGAGGGAACGGCGACTAAGCGTTTCGATGAGAGATTATTTGTGAGACCTACTAGCGAAACAGTAATGTACTATATGTGGAACATGTGGATTAAGGGTAGAAAGGACCTCCCTGTGAAAATGTATCAAATAGTTAATGTGTTCCGCTATGAAACGAAGATGACACACCCCATCCTGAGAGTAAGAGAGATAATGGGATTCATAGAAGCCCATACTGCACATGCATCGATGGAGGAGGCTGAGGCTCAGATAAGAGAAGCGCTGGGGATTTACAAGAAATTCTTTGACACTCTACAGCTCCCATATTTCATTGTGAAGACACCACCATGGGATACTTTCGCGGGAGCAGAATACAATTACGACTTCATAACAGTTATGCCTGATGGAAAAGGCCTCGAGCTTGGAAGCGTCATAAATCTGGGGCAGAGGTTTTCGAGAGCATTCGACATAAAGTTCATGGACACCGATGGTGTTGAAAAATATGTCTATCAAACATGCTACGGGGTAAGCGAGAGAACGCTTGGAGCGGTTATAGGGATCCATGGGGATGATAAAGGATTGTTCTTCCCCCCTGAGATCGCGCCTATCCAGGTCGTAGTAGTCCCAATAATGAAGGGTGTTGAACAAGACGTGCTGGACTATTCCAGAAACGTGGAGAAACATCTTAAAAACCTTGGAGTAAGAGTCACTGTTGACATGGATCTAGAGCATACGCCGGGTTGGAAATACTATTACTGGGAGATGCTGGGGGTTCCTACGAGAATAGAGATTGGGAAAAGGGAAGCATCAACAAACACTGTAACAATTGCTAGAAGAGATGGGAAGCCCAAGGTTCAGGTGAAGATTAGTGAAATATATGATGCGTTGAAAACAGCATGGGAGGAGGTCAACAGCTTTCTTAGGGAGAGAGGTTTGAGACACCTTGAGAAAATGGTCGTCAAGCCACCTATCGAGGGAGGACTTGAAAACGTGAGGGGACTTATAATAGCTCCCTGGGATGGGTCGAGAGAGTGTGCAGAAGAGTTAGAAAAAGACACTGGGAAGCAGTTGCTGGGGGAAATAGTTGAATCCCCAATACCCTTAGACGCCCCCTCAAACCATACCTCATGCCGTGGTAGAAGAGCTGACAGATTCGCCCTTCTAGGAGTCACCTACTAG
- a CDS encoding diphthine--ammonia ligase: MFLNIAVLFTGGKDSVFAVHVLREKGLSVKVLISIVPSYEYSMLYHKPYPQVLMLQAYSMGIPLETATVVNPERELTVLDEVLSRCVRRYGVSALASGAVLSRFQRERFEKIALKHGLEAIHPNWGIDQKTYLRTLTRYGIRFIIQSITTMGLPHSMLGRVLSMEDVERILVLSEKYGFNPSFEGGEAETLVVDAPLFKYRLECEGSVEERSEYEAFFNIKKCWLTPKN, from the coding sequence GTGTTTTTGAACATTGCAGTATTGTTTACCGGAGGAAAAGATTCTGTTTTCGCTGTTCACGTGTTGAGAGAAAAAGGCTTGAGCGTGAAGGTGTTAATCAGCATCGTACCATCCTACGAGTACTCGATGCTATACCACAAACCCTACCCGCAAGTATTAATGCTACAGGCTTATTCGATGGGGATCCCTCTTGAAACGGCAACCGTGGTGAACCCGGAAAGAGAGTTGACTGTTCTCGACGAGGTCTTATCGAGGTGTGTAAGAAGATACGGGGTCTCAGCGCTCGCGTCCGGGGCTGTTCTTAGCAGGTTTCAGAGAGAAAGGTTTGAGAAAATAGCTTTAAAACACGGTCTTGAAGCGATCCACCCGAACTGGGGTATTGATCAGAAAACATATCTTCGCACCCTAACCAGGTACGGTATAAGATTTATAATTCAGTCAATAACAACGATGGGCCTCCCACACAGCATGCTGGGAAGGGTTTTATCAATGGAGGATGTAGAGAGAATACTGGTTTTATCTGAGAAATACGGTTTCAACCCTTCTTTCGAAGGAGGCGAAGCCGAAACCCTAGTGGTGGATGCGCCCCTGTTCAAATACAGGTTAGAGTGTGAGGGAAGTGTTGAGGAGAGATCAGAATATGAAGCGTTCTTCAACATTAAAAAATGCTGGTTAACCCCTAAGAATTAG